In the genome of Chryseobacterium arthrosphaerae, one region contains:
- a CDS encoding DUF5977 domain-containing protein, protein MSIKKIGWAVILLSAGLSAQISGPFANNTMFLSPEVSAFQKYNLHDINLYTGKINLTIPIYEIKTGNISIPVAISYNSGGIKIDDIASNVGLGWSLSAGGSTIRTIKDMEDNNIINSMGNGGRVIAELGYLASPTDVLPPNSTQNEIYTSSAKIDASPDLFTAIAPGISAKFYLSNLNRGNPHDFENNVSTYHINFIDGSAAKGNTVTKKRLTNILPANGFTKSEVLGIFENTQLPWGTFPMDYEKFELTNAQGTKYTFDSPDVYETVPSYISSSDLVRMTEGPDGISLIKKNFALVKAKAMGQYKERVSAWNLTKIEDPTSNRNVLFTYQKYNKPDIMKMRTSVNTVLMDDAPPFGGSSSSTSQLCGYGFVQNYLVPRDGIVLPDECLVKNSFMYSKYPQTNRIEQIQWDNGSVKFHYDLNRQDAVNEKALTKIEVIVNNKLINTYIFNYSYFTSKENCDGWECKRLKLDNIDIMGAEETQAKRYYTFEYDYTHPLPKVNSLQQDFLGYYNNHGVELPPIDMHIHPQIQKSPTLYFERGKQEYSITPFSGGQTIPGDYSLEANEYSLTGLLKKVINPLGGFTEFEYENHDFKHSILGKQKAGGARIKTQIINDGIKERHIYYEYKDKYGNSSGNLAGMPVYGFPIGYDPGKGLFNPNTSFAVYSSSKGNIELTDNSYIGYTRVVVKEEGKGFKENIFSYHEYEKPVRTNGNPGDRCGTYLHNSSAFGNINPINRDILNGKILEEKTFNEEGNLIKESLYNYKNDIFQEITIPFQNNIFHPVGGPAIFDNSFEPRLSSTTTFKYNNKLRIERNVLVERVDKEYFGNTVLETKNNITYDDIFPFIKKNKVTYSDTSSKETIHTYPFEVNNQLLIKANMLSTPLITVNYLNKNGVTKKISHKENIFNKNAGTSNLILPTSTTSYNLDNLPRTDISYDKYDDKGNLLQYTTADNISSVIIWGYKQSLPLVKIDGATYQQVMQKFGLDAGSNQSYLDLDIVKKSDLDVDVSSEENLKTALKNFRTVLKQPDSQIATYTHNPGIGITSISKQNNMEEKYKYTKDNKLWQIIGNDEKLQKEFEYNSTPQRPQTIFYNRKQEKNFTRNNCPVGYYPGDYNYIVPARSFSSSISLAHANQLALNDIQSNGQNKANMIATCQLMACSFEPNSSFHQVSALVQKVSDTKVKARITIPVAANSGLTWQHGQESLGQIVGKIGGSCKLLTMSNVLGVSENGRFWAVVLAKNGSVFINLKSGTVNPSDIINLDFQYDINDQNAL, encoded by the coding sequence ATGAGTATCAAAAAAATAGGCTGGGCAGTCATTCTTCTTTCAGCCGGCTTATCAGCACAAATATCAGGTCCCTTTGCCAATAATACAATGTTTCTTTCTCCGGAAGTAAGTGCATTTCAAAAATATAATTTACACGATATTAATCTTTATACAGGGAAAATAAATCTTACCATCCCAATCTATGAGATAAAAACCGGGAATATTTCTATCCCGGTAGCAATTTCTTATAATTCAGGGGGAATCAAGATAGACGATATTGCATCCAATGTAGGGCTTGGCTGGAGTCTGAGTGCAGGTGGCAGTACCATACGAACCATCAAGGATATGGAAGATAATAATATCATTAATTCTATGGGAAACGGGGGAAGAGTAATAGCAGAGCTGGGATATTTAGCTTCACCTACTGACGTTCTTCCTCCTAATTCTACCCAAAATGAGATCTACACAAGTTCAGCAAAAATAGATGCATCTCCGGATTTATTTACTGCTATTGCCCCGGGGATTAGTGCCAAATTTTACCTCTCCAATCTGAACCGAGGTAATCCTCATGATTTTGAAAATAATGTAAGTACATACCATATCAACTTTATTGATGGAAGCGCAGCAAAAGGGAACACTGTAACCAAAAAACGCTTGACAAATATTCTACCTGCCAATGGTTTTACCAAAAGCGAAGTACTCGGGATTTTTGAAAATACACAACTTCCCTGGGGAACTTTCCCTATGGATTATGAAAAATTTGAATTAACCAATGCACAAGGTACAAAATACACATTTGATTCACCGGACGTGTATGAAACGGTTCCCAGTTATATTTCTTCATCTGACCTTGTAAGAATGACTGAGGGACCTGACGGGATCAGTCTTATTAAAAAAAACTTTGCTCTTGTAAAAGCAAAGGCTATGGGGCAGTACAAAGAAAGGGTAAGTGCCTGGAATTTAACTAAAATTGAAGATCCTACTTCAAACAGAAATGTTCTTTTCACCTATCAGAAATATAACAAACCTGACATTATGAAAATGAGAACAAGTGTCAATACTGTTCTTATGGATGATGCTCCTCCATTTGGCGGCTCAAGTTCAAGTACATCTCAGCTTTGTGGTTATGGTTTTGTTCAGAATTATTTGGTTCCGCGGGATGGAATCGTTTTACCGGATGAGTGTTTGGTAAAAAATTCTTTTATGTATTCCAAATATCCTCAGACCAACAGGATTGAACAGATACAATGGGACAACGGAAGTGTAAAATTTCATTATGACCTGAATAGACAGGATGCAGTGAATGAAAAAGCACTTACTAAAATCGAAGTTATTGTAAATAATAAACTCATCAATACTTATATTTTCAATTACTCTTACTTTACATCCAAAGAAAATTGCGATGGCTGGGAATGTAAAAGGCTGAAACTGGATAATATTGACATCATGGGAGCTGAAGAAACCCAGGCAAAAAGATATTACACATTTGAGTATGATTATACACATCCACTTCCTAAAGTCAATTCATTACAACAGGATTTTTTAGGATATTACAATAATCATGGTGTTGAGCTTCCGCCAATTGACATGCATATCCATCCACAAATACAAAAAAGTCCGACCCTGTATTTTGAGAGAGGTAAGCAAGAGTATTCAATAACTCCATTTTCCGGAGGGCAAACCATTCCCGGGGATTATTCTTTAGAAGCCAATGAATATTCACTGACGGGATTATTAAAAAAAGTCATTAACCCGCTGGGTGGATTTACTGAATTCGAATATGAAAATCATGATTTCAAACATTCAATCCTTGGGAAACAGAAAGCAGGAGGTGCGAGAATCAAGACTCAGATTATCAATGACGGGATAAAAGAGCGTCATATTTATTATGAATATAAAGATAAATATGGAAATTCTTCAGGAAATCTGGCCGGAATGCCTGTCTATGGATTTCCAATAGGCTATGATCCCGGCAAGGGACTATTTAATCCTAATACCTCATTCGCTGTATATTCCAGCAGCAAGGGAAATATAGAACTAACTGACAATTCTTATATAGGATATACCAGAGTAGTTGTGAAAGAGGAAGGAAAAGGATTCAAAGAAAATATATTTTCTTACCATGAGTATGAAAAACCAGTCAGAACAAATGGAAATCCTGGAGACCGTTGTGGAACTTACCTGCACAACAGCAGTGCATTTGGAAATATCAATCCAATCAACCGGGATATTCTGAACGGTAAAATTCTTGAAGAAAAGACATTCAACGAGGAAGGAAATCTGATTAAAGAGTCTTTATATAACTATAAAAATGATATTTTCCAGGAAATCACAATTCCTTTTCAAAATAACATCTTTCACCCTGTAGGAGGACCAGCTATCTTTGACAACTCCTTTGAGCCAAGACTTTCCAGTACTACAACTTTTAAATATAACAATAAGCTAAGAATAGAGAGAAATGTATTGGTTGAAAGAGTAGATAAAGAATATTTCGGAAATACTGTTTTAGAAACAAAAAACAATATTACCTATGATGACATCTTCCCGTTTATTAAAAAAAACAAGGTAACCTATTCAGATACAAGCTCTAAGGAGACCATACACACTTATCCTTTCGAAGTAAATAATCAACTGTTGATCAAAGCCAATATGCTAAGCACGCCATTAATAACAGTGAATTACCTGAATAAAAATGGTGTGACGAAAAAGATTTCACACAAGGAAAATATTTTTAATAAAAATGCCGGTACGTCTAATTTAATTTTACCTACAAGTACCACCAGTTACAATTTAGACAATCTGCCACGTACAGATATCAGTTATGACAAGTATGATGATAAAGGTAATCTATTACAGTACACCACAGCCGATAACATTTCATCTGTTATCATATGGGGTTACAAACAATCTTTACCTCTGGTCAAAATAGATGGAGCAACTTATCAACAGGTGATGCAGAAGTTCGGACTTGATGCCGGCAGCAATCAGTCATACCTTGATCTTGATATCGTTAAAAAATCCGATCTGGATGTAGATGTTTCTTCAGAAGAAAATTTAAAAACTGCGCTTAAAAACTTCCGTACAGTATTAAAACAGCCCGACAGCCAGATAGCTACCTATACTCATAATCCTGGAATTGGTATTACCAGCATTTCCAAACAAAATAATATGGAGGAAAAGTATAAGTATACTAAAGACAATAAGCTATGGCAGATCATTGGTAATGATGAAAAACTGCAAAAAGAGTTTGAATATAACAGTACTCCTCAGCGTCCACAGACGATTTTTTACAACAGAAAGCAGGAAAAAAATTTCACAAGAAATAATTGTCCGGTTGGATATTATCCGGGAGATTACAATTATATAGTTCCTGCAAGAAGCTTTTCCTCTTCTATCAGTTTAGCACATGCTAATCAACTCGCCTTAAACGACATACAGTCTAACGGGCAGAATAAAGCCAATATGATAGCTACCTGCCAGTTGATGGCTTGTTCATTTGAACCCAACAGCAGCTTCCATCAGGTCAGCGCATTGGTTCAAAAGGTGTCAGATACTAAGGTAAAAGCAAGAATTACCATCCCTGTTGCGGCTAATAGCGGTCTCACCTGGCAGCACGGACAAGAGAGCCTGGGGCAGATTGTAGGAAAAATCGGAGGCTCTTGTAAGCTCTTGACAATGTCAAATGTTCTGGGTGTAAGTGAAAATGGAAGATTCTGGGCCGTTGTGCTAGCAAAAAACGGATCCGTTTTTATCAATCTAAAGAGTGGCACTGTCAATCCTTCTGATATCATCAATTTGGATTTTCAATATGATATTAACGATCAAAACGCACTTTAA
- a CDS encoding DUF6443 domain-containing protein, giving the protein MKKIIIPISALFITGTIHAQLTQGENYIKTKTYLDYNTGGQATKTAETVQYFDGLGRPKQTVGIKASPSGKDVVTPIEYDEFGRQVKDYLPIPQGGTLNGGIIPNPQANASSVYGAEKIYSEKILENSPLDRMQQQIQVGNDWSNKPMKFEYAAITDNDKVRKFKTVTSWENGASLSVLSENGIYSDNQLYKNTITDEDGNKTIEFKNGLGQIVLVRKTLSSEYADTYYIYNEYNQLTFVIPPLLSKIQNWSATDQEHLAYEYRYDSLNRLVEKKLPGKGWEHMVYDKADRLIFTQDAVMRPTGKWLFTKYDKFGRAIITGLVPGGSRAEMQNMIGNIIITESRDATGFSKNGMQIQYSNNYFPHFEKIMTVSYYDTYPNYDFNPTFPTSIFGKPVLKDNILTNEKNTQGFPVMDLVKNIENDSWSKKYTYYDEKGRIISTHSINHLGGYTQSSYELDFAGTVKQSLIKHTRLKTGPENTIREVFTYDHQNRVLTHTHQLNNSAIEYLSQNKYNELSQLESKKIGGASTDSPLQQIDYKYNIRGWMTHINDPANLNGKLFGYSIKYQNPEFSTSGSAKFNGNITEIDWKTANDGIFKRYNYEYDSLNRLLKGTYSEPGSTLVQNGYFNEEMTYDLNGNISTLKRYTKPSSGTTAELIDNLKYHYQNNNLSNKLDLVTVANGAPDNPSGYYAQGNKMLYDENGSIKEMKDKGRGNIEYNFLNLPNLYDGEGYDYAKYLYTGTGIKVKKTEWFVFGNKTTETDYLDGFQYINTALSFVPTSEGYYDFEKGKYVYNYTDHLGNIRLSYTKKTGNSGIDIIDENNYYPLGYKYHGYNNVSDYSSYRYEYNGKEYQNYAAAYDYGARFYMPDLGRWGVVDPLAEKMRRHSPYNYAFNNPINFIDPDGREGLGWGLKDNVWSWDANLTAQNYQQEGFTEFKEDGSVIDNTPIQGQEAGNTGQTYLGFNGQASYMPADSNGSAGLLGLSNWFRDAISGTTSAMASQLAGGWDSNFTRSFTGDFLNVGVGFSGIAFGGAGTSWELNWVLHGPEASFYPAITTTTSVGGGYNVDATFNVGNVNYTGPASEITRSMLVTNTAKGDIPTAWGSASLSAGGNIGVTGAVTKMSDGNYLIGGQVNVGLGLPLGPVPFNGSGGVSNTYLIHDFK; this is encoded by the coding sequence ATGAAAAAAATTATCATCCCTATCAGTGCCTTGTTTATAACAGGTACTATACATGCACAGCTTACACAGGGAGAAAACTATATTAAAACAAAAACATATCTGGATTATAATACCGGCGGACAGGCTACTAAAACAGCAGAAACAGTTCAATATTTTGATGGACTGGGAAGACCCAAGCAAACGGTTGGAATAAAAGCTTCCCCATCAGGAAAAGATGTTGTCACCCCTATTGAGTATGATGAATTCGGGAGACAGGTAAAAGATTACCTTCCTATTCCTCAGGGAGGAACTTTAAACGGGGGCATTATTCCGAATCCTCAGGCTAATGCTTCATCCGTATATGGAGCAGAAAAGATCTATTCAGAAAAAATACTGGAAAACTCGCCTTTAGACAGAATGCAGCAACAGATTCAGGTGGGAAATGACTGGAGCAACAAACCGATGAAGTTTGAGTATGCAGCCATAACAGATAATGATAAAGTAAGAAAGTTTAAAACAGTTACCAGCTGGGAAAACGGAGCCAGCCTATCAGTACTTTCAGAAAATGGGATATACTCAGATAATCAATTGTATAAAAATACAATTACTGACGAGGATGGAAATAAAACTATTGAATTCAAAAACGGCCTAGGACAGATTGTTTTGGTAAGAAAAACCCTATCCTCTGAATATGCTGATACCTACTATATTTACAATGAATATAACCAGCTTACGTTTGTTATTCCTCCTTTATTATCCAAAATTCAGAATTGGAGCGCTACAGACCAGGAGCATTTAGCTTATGAATATCGCTATGATTCCCTTAACCGTTTAGTAGAAAAAAAACTTCCGGGAAAAGGATGGGAACACATGGTGTATGATAAGGCAGACCGATTGATATTTACTCAGGATGCTGTAATGCGCCCAACAGGTAAATGGCTTTTCACAAAGTATGATAAGTTTGGCAGAGCTATTATAACAGGACTCGTTCCGGGTGGAAGCAGAGCCGAAATGCAAAATATGATTGGAAACATTATCATAACAGAAAGCAGGGATGCAACGGGGTTTAGTAAAAATGGAATGCAGATTCAATATTCCAATAATTATTTTCCGCATTTTGAAAAGATAATGACAGTGAGCTATTATGATACTTACCCGAATTATGACTTTAACCCGACATTTCCAACAAGTATTTTTGGCAAACCCGTTTTAAAAGATAATATTTTAACAAACGAAAAAAATACTCAGGGATTTCCTGTAATGGATCTTGTCAAGAATATTGAAAATGATAGCTGGTCTAAAAAATATACATATTATGATGAAAAAGGAAGAATAATCAGCACTCATTCCATCAATCATTTGGGAGGATATACCCAATCCAGCTATGAGCTTGACTTTGCAGGAACAGTTAAGCAAAGTCTGATAAAACATACCAGACTGAAGACTGGTCCTGAAAATACAATCAGAGAAGTATTTACCTATGATCATCAGAACAGGGTTCTTACGCACACCCATCAGCTAAATAATAGTGCCATTGAGTATCTTTCCCAGAATAAATACAATGAGCTTTCTCAATTAGAAAGTAAAAAAATAGGAGGAGCGAGTACAGATAGTCCTCTTCAACAGATAGATTACAAATACAATATCAGAGGTTGGATGACTCACATTAATGATCCGGCTAATCTCAATGGAAAGCTTTTTGGATATAGTATTAAATATCAGAATCCGGAATTTTCTACTTCAGGCTCTGCAAAGTTTAATGGTAATATTACAGAAATCGACTGGAAAACTGCTAATGACGGAATATTTAAAAGATACAATTATGAGTATGACAGTCTGAACAGACTATTAAAAGGCACCTATTCCGAACCGGGAAGCACACTTGTTCAGAATGGTTATTTCAATGAAGAAATGACCTATGACCTCAATGGGAACATCAGTACCTTGAAAAGATATACAAAACCTTCATCCGGAACTACAGCAGAGCTTATAGATAACCTTAAGTATCATTATCAGAATAACAATCTTAGTAATAAACTTGATTTGGTGACAGTAGCCAACGGAGCTCCCGATAACCCATCAGGATATTATGCACAGGGAAATAAAATGCTTTATGATGAGAATGGCAGTATTAAAGAAATGAAAGATAAAGGCAGGGGGAACATTGAGTATAATTTTTTAAATTTACCTAATCTATATGATGGTGAAGGATATGATTATGCCAAATATCTTTATACTGGAACAGGAATAAAAGTAAAGAAGACCGAATGGTTTGTTTTTGGTAATAAAACAACTGAAACAGATTATCTGGATGGATTTCAATACATCAATACGGCTTTAAGTTTTGTTCCTACTTCAGAAGGATATTATGATTTTGAAAAAGGTAAATATGTATATAATTATACAGATCACTTAGGAAATATCAGACTGAGCTATACAAAAAAAACAGGAAATTCAGGAATTGACATCATAGACGAGAATAATTATTACCCGTTAGGATATAAATACCATGGATATAATAATGTGAGTGACTATTCTTCCTACCGGTACGAGTACAATGGTAAAGAATATCAAAATTATGCAGCAGCATATGATTACGGAGCCAGATTTTATATGCCTGACTTAGGAAGATGGGGTGTTGTAGATCCACTAGCTGAAAAGATGAGAAGACATAGCCCTTATAACTATGCATTTAATAACCCTATAAATTTTATTGACCCTGACGGTAGAGAAGGTTTAGGCTGGGGTCTGAAAGACAATGTCTGGAGCTGGGATGCCAATTTAACGGCTCAAAACTATCAACAGGAGGGGTTTACAGAATTTAAAGAAGACGGAAGCGTAATTGATAATACTCCTATACAGGGACAGGAAGCAGGAAATACAGGCCAAACTTATTTGGGATTCAATGGCCAGGCATCTTATATGCCGGCTGACAGTAATGGATCGGCAGGACTTTTAGGATTATCAAACTGGTTTAGAGATGCTATTTCAGGAACAACATCTGCTATGGCTTCACAATTAGCAGGAGGATGGGACAGTAATTTTACGAGAAGTTTTACGGGCGATTTCCTGAATGTTGGGGTTGGTTTTTCAGGTATTGCTTTTGGAGGTGCAGGAACTAGCTGGGAATTAAACTGGGTATTGCATGGACCAGAAGCGAGCTTCTATCCAGCTATCACAACAACAACCTCAGTAGGAGGTGGTTATAATGTTGATGCAACATTTAATGTTGGTAATGTTAATTATACAGGGCCAGCCTCTGAAATTACAAGAAGTATGCTCGTAACAAATACTGCAAAAGGAGATATCCCTACAGCCTGGGGATCCGCTTCCCTATCAGCTGGTGGAAATATTGGAGTAACAGGAGCGGTAACTAAAATGAGTGATGGTAATTATTTAATTGGCGGTCAGGTGAATGTTGGCTTAGGACTTCCATTAGGTCCTGTTCCTTTTAATGGCTCCGGTGGTGTTTCAAATACTTACTTAATACATGATTTTAAATAA
- the katG gene encoding catalase/peroxidase HPI, with protein MEKDLNDISKCPFHNGTMKKNNVAGGGTQNSDWWPDRLRVDLLRQHSSLSDPMDKDFDYAKAFESLDLEAVKRDLHALMTDSQDWWPADFGHYGPLFIRMAWHSAGTYRVGDGRGGAGAGQQRFAPLNSWPDNVSLDKARRLLWPIKQKYGRNISWADLLILTGNVALESMGFKTFGFAGGRADVWEPDADVYWGSEKTWLGGDIRYAHGSEGVVEGKAAVLPTDDNADGDIHSRNLENPLAAVQMGLIYVNPEGPDGNPDPIAAAKDIRDTFGRMAMNDEETVALIAGGHTFGKTHGAGPADHVGKEPEGAGIEQQGLGWASSYKSGSGRDAISSGLEVTWTETPTQWSNYFFKNLFENEWELTKSPAGAHQWVAKDGAEIIPDAFDSSKKHKPTMLTTDLSLRLDPVYEKISRHFYENPDVFADAFARAWFKLTHRDMGPRARYLGPDVPQEELIWQDPIPAVDHELVNEADVDALKAKVLNSGLGISELVSTAWASASTFRGSDKRGGANGSRIRLEPQRSWEVNNPPQLQKVLGVLEGIQQEFNSTQGGSKKISLADLIVLAGNAAVEAAAKNAGQEVKVPFAPGRMDASQEQTDIESMGYLEPAADGFRNYLKKRFTVSTESLLIDKAQLLTLTAPELTVLVGGMRALDTNFDGSKHGVFTSRPGALTNDFFVNLLDMGTQWKAMSEDKELYMGSDRTTGQPKWTATRADLVFGSNSELRVVAEVYGSADAQGKFVKDFVSAWTKVMNLDRFDLA; from the coding sequence ATGGAAAAAGATTTGAATGACATCAGCAAATGCCCGTTTCACAACGGAACAATGAAGAAGAACAACGTTGCAGGTGGAGGAACACAGAATTCGGATTGGTGGCCTGACCGGCTTAGAGTAGATCTTCTGCGCCAGCATTCATCACTGTCTGATCCTATGGATAAAGATTTTGATTATGCCAAAGCTTTTGAAAGCCTTGATCTTGAAGCCGTAAAAAGAGACCTTCATGCATTGATGACCGATTCGCAGGACTGGTGGCCGGCCGATTTCGGACATTACGGACCTTTGTTTATCCGTATGGCATGGCACAGTGCCGGTACCTATCGTGTGGGAGACGGAAGAGGAGGAGCAGGAGCAGGACAACAGCGTTTTGCCCCTTTGAACAGCTGGCCGGATAACGTAAGCCTTGATAAGGCAAGAAGATTATTGTGGCCGATCAAACAGAAGTACGGCAGAAATATTTCCTGGGCAGATCTTCTGATCCTTACCGGAAATGTTGCCCTTGAATCCATGGGCTTCAAAACATTCGGATTTGCAGGCGGCCGTGCAGACGTTTGGGAACCGGATGCCGATGTGTACTGGGGATCAGAAAAAACATGGCTGGGAGGCGATATAAGGTATGCTCATGGCTCAGAAGGGGTAGTAGAAGGGAAAGCAGCGGTACTTCCTACAGATGATAACGCAGATGGTGATATTCATTCCAGAAATCTTGAAAATCCTCTTGCTGCAGTACAGATGGGATTAATCTATGTAAACCCTGAAGGTCCGGACGGAAATCCTGATCCTATTGCAGCAGCTAAAGATATCCGGGATACTTTTGGACGTATGGCAATGAACGATGAAGAAACCGTTGCCCTTATTGCCGGAGGACATACTTTTGGAAAAACCCATGGTGCAGGACCTGCAGATCATGTGGGCAAAGAACCGGAAGGAGCTGGAATTGAACAGCAGGGATTAGGATGGGCGAGCAGCTATAAATCAGGAAGCGGAAGAGATGCCATCTCCAGCGGATTGGAAGTGACCTGGACAGAAACTCCAACGCAATGGAGTAATTATTTCTTTAAAAATCTTTTTGAGAACGAGTGGGAACTGACCAAGAGCCCTGCCGGAGCCCATCAATGGGTAGCAAAGGATGGAGCGGAAATCATTCCTGACGCCTTTGATTCCTCAAAAAAACATAAACCTACAATGCTTACCACAGACCTTTCACTGAGACTGGATCCTGTTTACGAAAAAATTTCAAGACATTTCTACGAAAATCCTGATGTCTTTGCAGATGCTTTTGCAAGAGCATGGTTTAAACTTACCCACAGGGATATGGGACCCCGTGCCCGTTATCTCGGACCGGATGTTCCGCAGGAAGAATTGATTTGGCAGGACCCGATTCCGGCAGTGGATCATGAGCTGGTGAACGAGGCTGACGTTGATGCACTGAAAGCGAAGGTTCTGAATTCCGGACTGGGCATTTCTGAATTGGTTTCAACAGCCTGGGCTTCAGCTTCTACCTTCAGAGGCAGTGATAAGAGAGGAGGAGCCAACGGAAGCAGAATAAGACTGGAACCTCAAAGAAGCTGGGAAGTAAACAACCCGCCACAATTGCAAAAGGTGCTGGGAGTACTGGAAGGCATTCAGCAGGAATTCAACAGCACTCAGGGCGGAAGTAAAAAAATATCATTGGCAGACCTGATTGTTTTGGCAGGAAATGCAGCTGTAGAAGCCGCAGCAAAAAATGCAGGCCAAGAAGTGAAAGTTCCTTTTGCGCCGGGAAGAATGGATGCTTCGCAGGAGCAGACTGATATAGAGTCTATGGGATATCTTGAGCCGGCTGCAGACGGATTCCGTAATTATCTGAAAAAAAGATTTACAGTATCTACAGAATCTTTACTGATTGATAAAGCTCAGCTATTGACTCTTACTGCACCGGAACTTACGGTTTTGGTAGGTGGAATGCGTGCATTGGATACCAATTTCGACGGTTCCAAACATGGAGTATTCACCAGCCGCCCGGGAGCTCTTACCAATGATTTCTTTGTAAACCTTCTTGATATGGGAACCCAATGGAAAGCAATGTCAGAAGATAAAGAACTGTACATGGGAAGTGATCGCACAACAGGTCAGCCCAAATGGACTGCTACCCGTGCTGATCTTGTTTTCGGTTCCAATTCTGAACTGAGAGTGGTAGCTGAGGTATATGGCAGTGCCGATGCACAAGGGAAATTTGTAAAAGACTTTGTATCTGCATGGACTAAGGTGATGAATCTGGACAGGTTTGATCTGGCTTAA
- a CDS encoding heme-binding domain-containing protein: MKKIIVVLLVAFVIIQFFPIDKTNPAPTPGMDFLKIKDTPEKTAKIIRTSCYDCHSNETIYPWYSNISPASWWVKNHINEGRKHLNFSTFAVYEPKRQIHKLEECIEMVEKKEMPLESYYIGHQDAKLSDEQRAELVQYFKRVKEDTERKVRLNQ, encoded by the coding sequence ATGAAAAAAATAATTGTTGTTCTGCTTGTTGCATTTGTCATCATCCAATTTTTCCCCATTGATAAGACTAACCCGGCTCCAACTCCCGGAATGGACTTTCTGAAGATTAAAGATACCCCGGAAAAAACGGCTAAGATCATCAGGACATCCTGCTATGACTGTCATTCCAATGAAACCATCTATCCATGGTATTCCAATATTTCTCCGGCATCATGGTGGGTAAAAAATCACATCAACGAAGGCAGAAAACATTTGAATTTCTCTACCTTTGCAGTATATGAACCTAAAAGACAGATTCATAAACTGGAAGAGTGCATAGAAATGGTGGAAAAAAAAGAAATGCCGCTTGAGTCTTATTATATAGGTCATCAGGACGCCAAACTCTCAGATGAGCAGCGTGCAGAACTTGTTCAATACTTTAAAAGGGTAAAAGAAGATACAGAAAGGAAGGTCAGACTTAATCAATAA